In one window of Cynocephalus volans isolate mCynVol1 chromosome 6, mCynVol1.pri, whole genome shotgun sequence DNA:
- the MRPL28 gene encoding large ribosomal subunit protein bL28m, which yields MPLHRFPVGLWRRLRLREGVCARLPAHFLRSLEEARTPAPVHYRPHGAKFKVNPKNGQRERVEDVPIPIHYPPESQQGLWGGEGWILGHRYVNNDKLSKRVKKVWKPQLFQRELYSEILDKKFTVTVTMRTLDLIDEAYGFDFYILKTQKEDLCSKFGMDLKRGMLLRLARQDPQLHTDDPKRRAAIYDKYKEFVIPEAEAEWVGLTLEEAMEKQRLLEEKDPVPLFKIYMEELIERLQQQALSEPAVVQKRASGK from the exons ATGCCGCTGCACAGGTTCCCTGTAGGCCTgtggcggcggctgcggctgcgGGAGGGCGTCTGTGCCCGTCTGCCGGCGCACTTCCTGCGCTCCCTGGAGGAGGCGCGGACGCCCGCTCCCGTGCACTACCGGCCCCACGGGGCCAAGTTCAAGGTCAACCCGAAGAACGGGCAGCGGGAGCGCGTGGAGGACGTGCCGATTCCCATCCACTACCCGCCCGAGTCCCAGCAGGGGCTGTGGGGCGGCGAGGGCTGGATCCTGGGCCACAGATACGTCAACAACGACAAG CTCTCCAAGAGGGTGAAGAAGGTGTGGAAGCCACAGCTGTTTCAGCGTGAGCTTTATAGTGAGATCCTGGACAAGAAATTCACGGTGACTGTGACCATGCGGACCCTGGATCTCATTGATGAAGCCTATGGCTTTGACTTCTATATCCTTAAG ACCCAGAAGGAGGACCTGTGCTCCAAATTCGGGATGGACCTAAAACGAGGGATGCTGCTCAGGCTTGCCCGCCAGGACCCCCAGCTGCACACGGATGACCCCAAGCGGAGGGCAGCCATCTATGACAAGTACAAG GAGTTTGTCATCCCTGAGGCAGAGGCCGAGTGGGTTGGCCTGACGCTGGAGGAGGCCATGGAGAAGCAGAGGCTCCTGGAGGAGAAG GACCCCGTTCCTCTGTTCAAGATTTACATGGAGGAGCTCATTGAGCGGCTTCAGCAACAGGCGCTGTCAGAGCCTGCAGTGGTGCAGAAGAGAGCCAGCGGGAAGTGA